The region CGGACTCCTTTTCGAGCTTCGCAGACGAGAAAGACGACGCTCTGCTCGCCATTCGATGAGGAACGTTTTCCGTGGATTCTCCTGTTTGATTTGGGAACATTCGACCgaggtttttattttcaaggtGTTTGGATATTTTCGGATCCGCGATGGACCGTCTGTGGATGCGCGCTGTCAGAGGCCGATGGCGCACACTGTTTGTCGTTCTTTGTCTCTGTGAGCTGCGCTCCGTGAGCGGACAGGCTCGCTATTCCATACCGGAGGAGCAGGCGGAAGGCTCTTTCGTGGGGAACATTGCGAGAGATTTGGGCTTGGATGTGGCCAGACTAGGAGCAGGTAAAGCTCGTATTATTACGAAAGGAGGCCGACAGTATGTGGATTTAAAGCGAGAAAAAGGCACACTTGTCATTCAAGAGCGCATCGACCGAGAGGAGCTTTGTGGAAAGACGACGCCCTGCAGCTTCACTTTCGACATCATTTTAGAAAATCCCATCCAACTTTATCGCGTGACAGTGGAGGTCGTGGACATTAATGACAACAGTCCGTCCTTCCCTCAGACggaaattcatttgaaaatcgCTGAAAATGCTGCAGTGGGCACTCGTTTCTCACTTGAGAATGCAGATGACTCTGATGTCGGAATTAACGATGTTCAAAAATACATACTTAAACCATTGGATCATTTTAAATTGGAAATACAAAACCAACCAAATGGCAGAAAAGTTATTGAAATGGTTTTAGAGAAGCCTTTAGACCGAGAACAGGAGGAGAGCCTGACACTCATGTTGATTGCGTCAGATGGCGGTGAGCCACATCGATCGGGGACGGCGAGAATTCAAATCACTGTGCTGGACGCCAACGACAACGCGCCAGTGTGCACTCAACCTGTTTACAAGGTCGATGTGCGAGAAAATTCACCTGCAGGAACCTTGATCGCGACTGTGAGTGCAAGCGACGCTGATGCGGGCCTCAACGGTGACGTCACTTATTCCACTCGTTCTACCAAAGAGCAGTTGtttgatgttaatgttaaaacagGAGAGATTAAAATCATTGGTCAACTAGATTTTGAAAAATCACAGAGTTATGAGTTAAACGTCCAGGCCAGTGACCACGGAGGCTTTACAGACACGTGTAAGGTTTTCATCAACATAATTGATGAGAACGACAACGTCCCCACAATCAAGTTGATGTCCTTTTCTCAGTCCATACCTGAGGATTCTCCCCCAGGTGCAACCGTGGCTGTTTTCAACGTGAATGATGACGACGCCGACGGCAACGGTGTTGTCAAGTGCGCCATTAACGCTGACGTCCCGTTTAAAATCGAGTCTTCGTTAGCAGGTTACTACACCATAGTGACCGAAAACTTCTTAGACCGGGAAAGCGTCCCCGAATATAACGTGACCATAACAGTGTCCGACCGAGGCTCTCCGCCGCTGTCTAGCAGTCAAAACGTCAACGTTCAAATATCCGACGTGAACGACAACCCGCCCGAATTCCGTCAGTCGGAATACGGGAAGACCGTAGCAGAGAACAACCCTCCCGGTTTTTCCGTCTTGACCGTCAGTGCCGGTGACGCGGACTGGGGCCGGAACGCTCGAGTGTCTTACTTCCTGGAGGAGAAAGAAGTTCACGGAGCGGCCGTGTCTTCTTTTGTCTCGGTCCACCCGGAGAGCGGCGTCGTCCGCGCGCTCCGATCCTTCGATTACGAACAAATCAAGTCGTTCGACTTCAACGTGAGCGCCCGCGACTCCGGGTCCCCTCCGCTGAGCTCCGCGGCCGCCGTTCGCATCCTGATCCGGGACCAGAACGACAACGCCCCTCAGGTCCTGTACCCGGTCCCGCCGCACGCCGAAACGGTGCCTCGTTCGGCAGACGCGGGCTATCTGGTGACTAAAGTGGTGGCCGTGGACGTGGACTCCGGACAGAACGCCTGGCTCTCCTATAAAGTGCAGCACAAATTTGCCACAGACAGGGGGGCGCTGTTTGAAGTGGGCCTCCACAATGGAGAAATGCGAACTGTCCGCCGAGTGACCGATAAAGACGCCGTCAAACAAAGACTGACCGTCGTCGTGGAGGACAACGGGCGGCCCTCTCGTTCGGCCACGGTGGCGGTGAACGTGGCGCTGGCGGACGGCTTCCCCGAAGTGCCGAGGTCGGAGTTCGCCGACGACTTtagcgaggacgacgacgaccggCTGACTTTTTACTTAGTCTCGGCTCTGGCTGCGGTCTCCTTCCTCTTCGTCGCCTGCTCGCTGCTTATCGTATCGCTCAAGGTGTACAGGTGGAGACGGTCTCGCGTCCCGTACCGCTCCGACCTCCCCGTCATTCCGTACTATCCGCCGCGCTACTGCGACACGTTGGGGACGGCGGGGACGCTCCCGCACGTCTACAGTTACGAGGCGTGCGCCGCCGCCGGCTCGGCAAAAAGCGACTGTAAACTGGACAGAGCTGCCGGTCGCAACGTGCTGCTCGTGGACCCAAGTTCTGCAGGCACCGTGCGCAAGTTGCGCAGGGAAGAGAACATCCTGGACGAACTTGACTCTCCACTAGAGGTTAGTCACTTGTGTGTTATTTGAGTTCAGTAGTCAATGTTTCGACTTGTCACAACTACAAATGAATGATTGGAGATGACCCCAAtattggcggcacagtggacgactgattatcacatttgcctcacagttctggggaccggggttcaaatcccggccccgcctgtgtggtgtttgcatgtttccccgtgcctgcgtgggttttctccgggtactccggtttcctcccacgtccccaaaacatgcgcgcCAGGTCCGTTGGAGACtcttcggtgtgaatgtgagtgtgaatgcttgtttgtttctatctgccctgcgattggctggcgaccagttcagggtgtgcaccgcctctcgcctgaagatagctgcgataggctccagcacgcttgcgacccttgtgaataagcggtacggaaaatggatggctggatgtgtGGACCCCAATATATTCCACCCGGGGTCCCCCAATTTATGAGACTGTATGTACTCCTTCCGCTCTCTTGCATTTATAAAATCACACGGAAGCCAATTGTCACAAGGCAGCATCGGCAGAGGAAACATCgaattatattttagttttttaatatatttttttaaatattttatattttagtcCAAATATGGACCTTTGCTCCCAGCAACCAGATGCTCAGGTTATCCTATTCAGCAAAGTAAATGGACATGTATGTCCACAAACATCAAAGCTCCATTGATATCAGCATCATTTGTGGTCtcactgggtttttttttcgaCCAACCTGATCTTGACCTCCACGTATCAAGCGGAGTTGACCGAAATATTGTCACGTGGCTATTCTGTCTCCACTGTCACGTGTTGGCTCGCCTTCTCGCTCGGCAGATATACATTCTTCGTCTTGAACGAGTTGTCGAATTCTAAACAATTTAATTCGTTGAATTTGAAGCAGAAGTCAGTGGACATTCGAAGTTGGACTTTGCCGATGTGACTCGATTCTTATCGATCCTCTGGTGTCACAACCTCGGAGACAAACGTGTATCAGCCTTAAAATTTGCTGTGTTGCATTTCGCACGCCTCCCTGAACACATTTGACCACTTTGGAATTTCTGTCGTCATCTGAATATGACGTCAGAGCTCACTATGTTCTTCTGTTTGGCAATTTGTCATATGTTTTTGCGGGTTCAAATTGCGCATCGGTGTGTGACTTGGCTCGAATTCGTCCAGCACCATGGACAGTGACAGTGACAGTGACGTCACTGCACCACAGTCGCGAACCCCTCTCTTGCTTcgtttcgtttttttgtttttgtctcatgCAATAGCTTCTGCAGCCTGAATGAAATCTCTCACATCACGTGACCAAGTCCTTAAATTGGAGGCTTTCATTGAActattatttattcatcatATGAAATTCGTGAGTAGCctcgctgttttttttccaatgtattCTTGTTCGTTTTATTCCTTGTCGGTGCATCAGAATTGACAGTTCAGGATGcaactttttctttcattctttcgGGCTGCACTTGCGCAATTTGAACTCTACGGGACGCTGTTGCCTCAcgtttttcagttgttttttttctttcttcttctttttttttggaaagctttTCTCACATTTCCTCTCAGTGCGTTGATGAAACACGGTGTCCGCGGTCAAGTGGCGCATCGTGGACGGATATTTCACGCTGGATTCTCAATGATATTCCCCACGTTTGGATGAACTcgcatttgttttctctttttttgagCTGCATTCGGTGACCTCCGGTACATATAAAGGGAGAGAAGGACGGGTGTCCTTTGTTCAGCTGCGGAATCGGCCAGGACAATGAGACGGCAAGTACTGTTCGCGTTCATCTTCTGCCTCGGCTCCGTGACGGGGCAGGTCACCTACTCCATTCCGGAGGAAATGGTAAAAGGAGCTTTAATCGGTAACCTTGCCCGAGATTTGGATTTAGACGTCAAGAGGCTGAAGGCGGGCAAAGCTCGCATTTACACGGGAGACAGCGCTCAGTATATCGGGCTGGACGGGGAACGAGGAGTCCTCCTCGTCAAAGAAAAAATGGACCGCGAGTTGCTTTGCAAGCGGACGACGCCTTGTGCTTTGCATTTCCAAATCACGCTCGAAAATCCCTTGGAATTATTCCCCATTACGGTGGAAATCACGGATGTCAATGATAATGCGCCAGTATTCCAAAAAGACGAGAGGAAATTTGAAATCAGCGAATCGGCCGTCGCGGGCTCTAAATTCATGCTGGAAAAAGCGTTTGATGCCGATATAGGACAGAATGGTCTTCAGAGATACACCCTGAAGCCGAGCGACAATTTCCTGCTTAAACTGCACAGTCAGTCCGATGGCAGCAAAAAGGTCGAAATGGTTTTGCAGAAGCCGTTAGACAGGGAAGAACAGGAGCGGGTATCTTTGGTTCTGACGGCCGAGGACGGAGGAGAACCGCAGCTGACGGGAACAATGCAGATCCACGTCACTGTTCTGGACGCAAATGACAATGCGCCAGTGTTCACTCAGGCTGTGTACAAAGCAAGCATCACGGAGAACTCCGCTGTCGGAACACTCATCACGAAAGTCAGCGCGACAGACGCAGATAAGGGAGCGAACGGGCAAGTCGCGTATGTCATCGGGAATAGCATGGACACCGCGTCGAAGCTATTTCACGTTAATAGCGAGGGTGACGTCATCCTGAACGGCCAGGTGGACtatgaaaaagagaaaaactatCACATTGACATTGAGGCTATTGATCAAGGGGGGCTCTCCGATTCCAGCAAAATCATTGTCGATGTCATCGATGTAAACGACAACAGCCCCGTTGTGAATATGATTTCAGCATCTGGCTCAGTGGCAGAAGATGCCTCTGACAGGACGGTCATCGCGTTAATGAGCGTCAGTGACCCTGATTCTGATGCCAATGGGCAGGTCGGCTGCGTCATCGGGGAAAATGTCCCATTTGCGATCAAAATGACATCTAATAATTTCTATAGTTTAGTGACAGACGGGGACTTGGACCGAGAGCGGTCGGCCGAGTACAACATCAGCGTGACGTGCTGTGACGAGGGCGTGGCCTCCCTCTCCAGCAGCGTCACTCTCACCTTGCGCATCTCGGACGTCAACGACAACGCGCCCGTCTTCGAGAGGAGCTCGTACGAGGCCTCCGTTGTGGAAAACAACACGCCGGGTCTCTCCGTCGTCACGCTGAGAGCCAGAGACGCGGACTGGGGCCGGAACGCTCGCGTTTCCTACATCCTGGAGGACTCCTCCGTGAACGGAGTGCCGGCCTCCTCGTTCGTGTCCGTGAACGCCCAAAGCGGCGTCGTCAGCGCCGTGCGCTCCTTCGACTACGAGCGGATGAAGCGGCTGGACTTTGCGGTGCGAGCGCAGGACGGAGGCTCCCCTCCTCTCTGCGGCAACGTGAGCGTGGGCATCCTGATCCGGGACCAGAACGACAACGCCCCTCAGGTCCTGTACCCGGTCCCGCCGCACGCCGAAACGGTGCCTCGTTCGGCAGACGCGGGCTATCTGGTGACTAAAGTGGTGGCCGTGGACGTGGACTCCGGACAGAACGCCTGGCTCTCCTATAAAGTGCAGCACAAATTTGCCACAGACAGGGGGGCGCTGTTTGAAGTGGGCCTCCACAATGGAGAAATGCGAACTGTCCGCCGAGTGACCGATAAAGACGCCGTCAAACAAAGACTGACCGTCGTCGTGGAGGACAACGGGCGGCCCTCTCGTTCGGCCACGGTGGCGGTGAACGTGGCGCTGGCGGACGGCTTCCCCGAAGTGCCGAGGTCGGAGTTCGCCGACGACTTtagcgaggacgacgacgaccggCTGACTTTTTACTTAGTCTCGGCTCTGGCTGCGGTCTCCTTCCTCTTCGTCGCCTGCTCGCTGCTTATCGTATCGCTCAAGGTGTACAGGTGGAGACGGTCTCGCGTCCCGTACCGCTCCGACCTCCCCGTCATTCCGTACTATCCGCCGCGCTACTGCGACACGTTGGGGACGGCGGGGACGCTCCCGCACGTCTACAGTTACGAGGCGTGCGCCGCCGCCGGCTCCGTAAAAAGCGACTGTAAACTGGACAGAGCTGCCGGTCGCAACGTGCTGCTCGTGGACCCAAGTTCTACAGGCACCGTGCGCAAGTTGCGCAGGGAAGAGAACATCCTGGACGAACTTGACTCTCCTCTAGAGGTTAGTCACTTGTGTGGTATTTGAGTTCAGTCGTCAATGTTTGTACTTGTCACAACTACAAATTAACAATTGTAGATGACCCCAatatgcaaactagaactagcagacattctaacagcttcttccctcttgccatcaacttcttaaacagctaacctccaattccatgacaacatgctggcaattttttgacttgagtttgttgtcacctttctgtggggccaattgtacacgactcgtgcactcactgtcgttgtctcgccacgctgcactatttgcatatctgttgttgaccgatactggccactcatgtgcctgagtagcatctgcaccatttgcacaatcaactgagtagtatctgcaacatttgcacaaccaacattgtcccagatgatcgcaccactcgtcactttaaactcgCATccactcgcttgaagtctcggcgccctttgcacaaggCTCACTGCACCgcactattgcaatatgagtcttttcaactgctctaagtgcgagaggactctgcatctttttgcacaattgtcaaaaaaaaaaaaaaaaatatatatatatatatatatatatatatatatatataccggcattaccagataactagcaaccctttactgctcagtgactgtttttctcaatgtcttctCTGCCAATggagtgtctgttgtcgtattcgagcggctccaactcccggagacaaatcccttgcgtgtgtgtttttggacatacttggcaataacgataaagatgattctgatatattcCGCCCGTCATCCCCCAACTTATGAGACTGTATCTACTTCTGCCGCTCTCTCGCGTTTCTAAAATCACACGGAAACCAATTGTCACAAGGCAGCATCGGCAGAGGAAACATCGAATTATATTTTAGTGGCTCTAATGTTTCAATTGATATGTCCTTTTGCGGTTGTCTATGTCCAAATATGGACCTTTGCTCCCAACTAACGCATGCACACATTACACCTTTCAGCAAAGTCATGGGACATGTATCGGGAAAAGAACATCCGGCACGAACCGGACTCGCCTCTTGGAGTTGGTCACATGAAATGATTTTCAGTCGTATGCCATTGCAGAGAGATTTTGCGTTTACGCATCTGTAGTGTCGAGATTGCATGACTGTGCCCACCTACTCAACCcaaagtgactttttaaacTCCGAGTTAAGTGCGACTCTCCATcccttttttcatttgaatgtgaaGGCATTCATCAACTGCAACTGCTGCCGCTTGTCATCTCAGTGTTTCAGCaccacagacagagacaaagatgtcaaagtcatttccatttcatttgCCATGCAAGCATGACAGGTCCATGTTTCACATGGAATATTTCACCATCAACATTTAGCCAAGGTGGAAGTGATGCTCTATGTTCGTGAAAGGTTCACGTTTAATTGGGCAGGAAGTGTTGACTGTCACGCACATACTGAA is a window of Phycodurus eques isolate BA_2022a chromosome 9, UOR_Pequ_1.1, whole genome shotgun sequence DNA encoding:
- the LOC133407442 gene encoding protocadherin beta-16-like isoform X15; the encoded protein is MRRQVLFAFIFCLGSVTGQVTYSIPEEMVKGALIGNLARDLDLDVKRLKAGKARIYTGDSAQYIGLDGERGVLLVKEKMDRELLCKRTTPCALHFQITLENPLELFPITVEITDVNDNAPVFQKDERKFEISESAVAGSKFMLEKAFDADIGQNGLQRYTLKPSDNFLLKLHSQSDGSKKVEMVLQKPLDREEQERVSLVLTAEDGGEPQLTGTMQIHVTVLDANDNAPVFTQAVYKASITENSAVGTLITKVSATDADKGANGQVAYVIGNSMDTASKLFHVNSEGDVILNGQVDYEKEKNYHIDIEAIDQGGLSDSSKIIVDVIDVNDNSPVVNMISASGSVAEDASDRTVIALMSVSDPDSDANGQVGCVIGENVPFAIKMTSNNFYSLVTDGDLDRERSAEYNISVTCCDEGVASLSSSVTLTLRISDVNDNAPVFERSSYEASVVENNTPGLSVVTLRARDADWGRNARVSYILEDSSVNGVPASSFVSVNAQSGVVSAVRSFDYERMKRLDFAVRAQDGGSPPLCGNVSVGILIRDQNDNAPQVLYPVPPHAETVPRSADAGYLVTKVVAVDVDSGQNAWLSYKVQHKFATDRGALFEVGLHNGEMRTVRRVTDKDAVKQRLTVVVEDNGRPSRSATVAVNVALADGFPEVPRSEFADDFSEDDDDRLTFYLVSALAAVSFLFVACSLLIVSLKVYRWRRSRVPYRSDLPVIPYYPPRYCDTLGTAGTLPHVYSYEACAAAGSVKSDCKLDRAAGRNVLLVDPSSTGTVRKLRREENILDELDSPLEQKPPSNDWRFNQGPRPGPSGPHMPYGTHIRWTPKSGTRAVGGPEVTMGTGPWPQPPTEAEQLQALMAAANVSDASGTLGPGTMGLSTRYSPHFTLQHVPDYRQNVYIPGSTATLTSNPQQQQLQQQQQQQQQQQQQAVAQQAGQQALPPPQPEPPKAAQTPASKKKSTKKEKK
- the LOC133407442 gene encoding protocadherin beta-16-like isoform X19 — protein: MDRLWMRAVRGRWRTLFVVLCLCELRSVSGQARYSIPEEQAEGSFVGNIARDLGLDVARLGAGKARIITKGGRQYVDLKREKGTLVIQERIDREELCGKTTPCSFTFDIILENPIQLYRVTVEVVDINDNSPSFPQTEIHLKIAENAAVGTRFSLENADDSDVGINDVQKYILKPLDHFKLEIQNQPNGRKVIEMVLEKPLDREQEESLTLMLIASDGGEPHRSGTARIQITVLDANDNAPVCTQPVYKVDVRENSPAGTLIATVSASDADAGLNGDVTYSTRSTKEQLFDVNVKTGEIKIIGQLDFEKSQSYELNVQASDHGGFTDTCKVFINIIDENDNVPTIKLMSFSQSIPEDSPPGATVAVFNVNDDDADGNGVVKCAINADVPFKIESSLAGYYTIVTENFLDRESVPEYNVTITVSDRGSPPLSSSQNVNVQISDVNDNPPEFRQSEYGKTVAENNPPGFSVLTVSAGDADWGRNARVSYFLEEKEVHGAAVSSFVSVHPESGVVRALRSFDYEQIKSFDFNVSARDSGSPPLSSAAAVRILIRDQNDNAPQVLYPVPPHAETVPRSADAGYLVTKVVAVDVDSGQNAWLSYKVQHKFATDRGALFEVGLHNGEMRTVRRVTDKDAVKQRLTVVVEDNGRPSRSATVAVNVALADGFPEVPRSEFADDFSEDDDDRLTFYLVSALAAVSFLFVACSLLIVSLKVYRWRRSRVPYRSDLPVIPYYPPRYCDTLGTAGTLPHVYSYEACAAAGSAKSDCKLDRAAGRNVLLVDPSSAGTVRKLRREENILDELDSPLEQKPPSNDWRFNQGPRPGPSGAVGGPEVTMGTGPWPQPPTEAEQLQALMAAANVSDASGTLGPGTMGLSTRYSPHFTLQHVPDYRQNVYIPGSTATLTSNPQQQQLQQQQQQQQQQQQQAVAQQAGQQALPPPQPEPPKAAQTPASKKKSTKKEKK
- the LOC133407442 gene encoding protocadherin beta-16-like isoform X7 — encoded protein: MDRLWMRAVRGRWRTLFVVLCLCELRSVSGQARYSIPEEQAEGSFVGNIARDLGLDVARLGAGKARIITKGGRQYVDLKREKGTLVIQERIDREELCGKTTPCSFTFDIILENPIQLYRVTVEVVDINDNSPSFPQTEIHLKIAENAAVGTRFSLENADDSDVGINDVQKYILKPLDHFKLEIQNQPNGRKVIEMVLEKPLDREQEESLTLMLIASDGGEPHRSGTARIQITVLDANDNAPVCTQPVYKVDVRENSPAGTLIATVSASDADAGLNGDVTYSTRSTKEQLFDVNVKTGEIKIIGQLDFEKSQSYELNVQASDHGGFTDTCKVFINIIDENDNVPTIKLMSFSQSIPEDSPPGATVAVFNVNDDDADGNGVVKCAINADVPFKIESSLAGYYTIVTENFLDRESVPEYNVTITVSDRGSPPLSSSQNVNVQISDVNDNPPEFRQSEYGKTVAENNPPGFSVLTVSAGDADWGRNARVSYFLEEKEVHGAAVSSFVSVHPESGVVRALRSFDYEQIKSFDFNVSARDSGSPPLSSAAAVRILIRDQNDNAPQVLYPVPPHAETVPRSADAGYLVTKVVAVDVDSGQNAWLSYKVQHKFATDRGALFEVGLHNGEMRTVRRVTDKDAVKQRLTVVVEDNGRPSRSATVAVNVALADGFPEVPRSEFADDFSEDDDDRLTFYLVSALAAVSFLFVACSLLIVSLKVYRWRRSRVPYRSDLPVIPYYPPRYCDTLGTAGTLPHVYSYEACAAAGSAKSDCKLDRAAGRNVLLVDPSSAGTVRKLRREENILDELDSPLEQKPPSNDWRFNQGPRPGPSGPHMPYGTHIRWTPKSGTRAVGGPEVTMGTGPWPQPPTEAEQLQALMAAANVSDASGTLGPGTMGLSTRYSPHFTLQHVPDYRQNVYIPGSTATLTSNPQQQQLQQQQQQQQQQQQQAVAQQAGQQALPPPQPEPPKAAQTPASKKKSTKKEKK